AATgcaacaatcttcggcaaatggagacactcactactggacgtacggaacaaaaaGGGGAGCATCtatagacagtgatcatgagttggcCATTgaagaactttaaattaagttgAACCGCAACTACTAAAGGAACACTGATAAAAGCCAACACCGACGAGAGCCCCCCCCGAACCTGAACCTCCTTAGCGACTGAATAGACTTGCAACAGACGCAAGACGAGACATACCAGCGGAACTGCTTCAAGTAGACACTCGCTGATGGCTGATACGCTGCATCCACATTTcgcacgcatatgggaagaCGAGACTGTGCCTGACTCCTAgaaaagcggaatcatcgTGAAGCTCCCCAAGAAAGGCGACCTCagcgactgcaacaactggacagggataacactgctcaaaaCTAGCTATAAAATCCTAGCTACACTGCATAACGAACGCCTCCAGAAAAAATTGAGCACACaatccgagacgaacaggcaggcttcagaccacacaggagttgcgtagaccaggcaaacacactacgcataattaccgagcaagctgtggaatggagagccccgctttacctcctgttcatcgaaTTCAAGAAGGcgttcgactcagttgaaagggTAGCAATATGGCGATCACTTGCAAggaaaggagtacctgctaatctcatcgctatcatcaaatcgatgtatgtcGATGCCAACCTAGCGGTACTGCACAACGGGAAAAcaagtgcacctttccagacgaacaccggaattcggcaaggatgcccgctacCACCTctactcttcaacatcgtggtcgacgagttaatgagcgatGTATGCTCgtccaagcgcggaattacGTGGAGCCTCACCAGgcaccttgaggacttggactatgcagacgacatctgtcttATCTctcacagactcggcgacatacagatacaaagtatcctcgtcaggatagccagcagcgtcgGATAATAAACGTAGATAaacgtagcaaaaacaaaagctatgcgtaTCAaccaaccaaggaaacatcaacatacatgggaacccaatcgagttcgtcACCAgcttcccataccttggcaccatcatatccataaacataaataaaagaagcaGATCAgtattttatgatttaaaatataatataaatgtaaataatattcataaaataatataagaaaattaattatattaccAAAGCCATTTAGGGGAACTTTTTATCGATATGACCCAGAGGATGGTTGGTACACagaaattacaattttaaacaCGACACAAaatgttacaatttattattgtttttcctaGAGTAGACAACCAGCCATGACTGCGGACATTATACCTATCACAAAGAACGCGGAATGGGTAATAAAAGGCATAATTGGACAGTGGCAGAGACAAAGGCCTATGAATTTTCGAATTTCCCTGCAAGGTAAATTTCAAGGATACTTAGAGGTGACCAAATACACGAACAGTACTACATCGATTGACGAACAAGAGTCACATTTAAAAGCTTGGTTGTATAAGGATAATCTAAAGGGAAGCTTTATAAATGTCAGTGGACTTTAGCTATGTTAGAAATAGTTGACATATGGCCGTGAATCAAGGTTTATGAtggaataaaacaataaactctTGAAGGTTTAAAATGAAGGACATTGTTGTCaatagaaaaatacaaaaatggaaaaatacagaaatggattattgtaataaaaaaagaacGTTACATCTAAATAACCGATTGAGTTTTTACCAGATGGGAAGGAAAATACTACTACATTTAAAAACACTTTTACAACGTGAATTGTATTTGTAAAATGCTCTACAGCGTGGTTTATATCCTCTCCTGTTTTTAACGCGGTATCCAGGCCTACAGGCGATACTGAATGGCTTCAAAAGCATTAATGTCTCTCAGGACTTTTTTATTCGGCTATTTGGCGATAACTTTCTATTATTTGAGAACGATATAAGTTAAGATCAAAACATTGTACTTTTTTGCATGTGTTTTTGTGCGATTCCAGAGAATGCTACAGAGTCGATCAAGTTTGATATTTATTGGCTATCAGTTAGCCAATGTGTAGACATATGTATAAATCAAATCTCTTCGGATAACTCAATCCGCAACATGGCTGATTGGCATTAATGCCGTCTCCGATAATAAACTATGTTTGCAGACcttgaaaaaagttttaaaaatcgCTATTATGGATACATCGGTGTGCATGTATCTCCATTGTGGCAGCCTGGATAGCGTGGGTCCTAGTACTGTCTatgatatttaataaaactccGTGGAGTGCAGCACCTCCATGACCTCTATCtaacaattaaaaagaaaagatttGCTAGTGACGGGTTTGTTTATGAAATGTTCACGAGTTTAATggaattccatttaaaaataaagatatcTTATTCACATACTGCTAAAGTTAGATATATATGCATAGTTAATTTACAAGTAacaatgaaattgtttttttaaatatgttttattttttttaagtgttttatatacaaatttggCAGCGTATGATTGGCATACTTTGGAATGTTGTCTGATTATAAAAAGGACCAAGAAATCGGGAAGTGGCTTCTTTTTTAAGTTCCTAATTCTGCATTTGTAACTAATCTCGTTGCAGTTTGTgctttttctttgcttttctgaTTTTAGGCGCAATATGATTTTGTGTCCGAACTCCTGACATGGATGGCGGTGACCAATATCTTATCTGTTTGTTCTATATTATTGTTCAGCTCAATGTCAGAGTTGGTTATCATGTGCTGTGATACGATTTCGTCTTCACTTCCATTTTGTCTCTTCTTTCTCTTTGGCTGCGATTTTACTCTTTAAGCTTCAAATCGTTGTTCATGTTAGCGGTAACACATTGTTGAtcttaattacttttttgtaACGTTTTTGCTAATCGAATAACTGTTATATATACCTAtagcaaatttaaattttgtccgACGTGCAGTGAGTTGGAACACTTTAAAAATCACTGTTTTGGAAAAGATGGGTGTAAGTAAACTTTGACATCAAtgcgaacggtcgtgttttttttttgcgatctgagtttatatttgtttttgctaaaaacagtttttatcgaactgatgatcttcttttcGCCTAAACtcgcattttaattgcgaTAAGCTTTCTCCAAAGCGAAAAATATTCGCTTGTGGTGGGCTGCCTTAAGGGAACACCCCGCATCCTCCTTTAAGTGATCAATAGGACTCCACTGTTGATCAGATGTAGTTCGTAGAAAACCCTGAAACAATTTggagcaatccgatcaatACGTGGTGGGGGCTGTGCACAACTTGACCACTATAAATGCCGATTTGTCTGCACTAGTTTCACATCCAGTGATTCCACCTGTCCCGAATGGTTTACAGGTCCAGATAAACGTCACAAGTTGGGTCTTCAGACACAAAATCAGCAAAGCCAAATACTTTTTCGGGGAATATTGAGTTCGGATTACCGGCATAAGTCTGCTCTTCAGAAGCACAACTGCAGTACAAAAACCTCTTTAGGTAGTTCCAGTAAAGAAtcaaattttcgtttttttgtgaTGTTGATTTACGGATATAATGTTGGTAAGAGTTCGAAGCTTATTTTTATAGGATAAGCAAGAGAGAATTACAtatatagtcgagttcccctactacccgttactcagctagtggaaatgtgaacgagaaattttaacaatttcttGAATATCggaaaaaaaagtgaaaaaaattgAGGTGTGTTAGTTTGGGCtgattgtgggcgttggagtgggcgtggcaaaaaggcatatacaaaatttaaaacaagagagaatgctacagtcgagttctccgactatctgatacccgttactcagctagtggaagtgcgaaggagagtcttcagcactgacagtttttggcggtttgtgggcgttagagtgggcgtggcaaaaagttttttggcaaatcgttagaaatttacaagattaatacaaaaatgaaaaaatatcataacatttttcataagtgtgggcgtggcagttttgggcggtttgtgggcgtggcaaaaagttgtttggcaaatcgatagaaatgtacaagactaatacaaaaatgaaaaaatattaaaacctttttcaaaagtgtgggcgtggcagtttttggtggtctgtgggcgctagagtgggcgtggcaaaaagttttttggcaaatcgatagaaatttacaagactaatacaaaaatgaaaaaatatcaaaacctttttcaaaagtgtgggcgtggcagtttttggcggtttgtgggcgttagagtgggcgtggcaacatgaatcgacaaacttgcgctgcgtctatttccctggagtctgtattcttaatctcaactttctaccttttgtagttcctgagatctcgacgttcatacggacagacggacatggccagatcgactcggctactgatcctgatcaagaatatatatactttatatggtcggaaacgcttccttctgcctgttacatacttttcaacgaatctagtatacccttttactctacgagtaacgggtataaatatcaaaaggGTTCCAAAAGATTGCTAGTgttctagcatttatagttcctgagattgAGGCGTTCAttcggacggacatggccagtttgGCTATTGAcactgatcaagaatatatatactttgtatGGTAAAAACGCTTCCTGCTGCATATTACAttctttttaacgaatctagtatactctacgagtaacgggtttaaAAAGGGACGGtgataattaaaattcctTACCTCATTCTAtcccattaaaataaaaggggCTGGCGTAActagttaaattaaaataaatttgtactGCTTTTCCAAGCCACCTATTCTACGTTACCTTATTCTCACCTTATTCTTATGCTGTATCTGAGTCgagtttaatattttgtcccaCTTCTCTCCTcgatattttttgaaaatacgaCCGTATTTGTCAATGGCCGATCTATTTGGACAGTTTTTCCAAGCAACATATTTTTAGTTACCTCATTCCCACATTATGCTATCTAAGTTAAGATTAATATTTAGTCCTACCTCTAACAAAAGCTCCTCCTGACAGTCTGTCTTTGCAAGGTGCACCCTTGCGTATCTAACGAAATTCCTTTTATAGCGCACCGCCTTCAACCTTTTCTGAATACTGcagaaaatattgttgaaCAATGTAACCACCATCAGCGATATTAACtaatttaaagctttaaacaGCTTGTATGATTTGCACTGttgtttatgcacaaattATGTCGGTTGGTCTAATAGGCGGATTTAttagcttttttattatatattttggcaataataatgaatgaataaaaacAATCTGAATAacaattgtaaaataatttaggCATTCCATAAACAACTAAGTTGAACTTTTTTCTTAGCAGAAATCGTTAAATGTTATAACGGATGTAGTGTATGTAACTCAGGCCAATAGTCCGATTTTTTTCGGAGTGGTTTAGCTCCAAAGTGCTTTGCTGTCTTCCTCAGCCTGCATTCCGACGGTaattacaaaaagaaaacacatgTAACGATTCGGCGTTATcagtgaattatttaaaagcaTCATTAGTACTCTATAAACAGTTACAACGAGAGCTACTTTGGCGACGGCCTACAATAATCTTTGTAAACTACAgatcatataaatattatattacgTACACTTTGTTATAATTTAGCCTTGAAACTCACTCAATTTTTAAacgtataaaaacaaaacgaaataaactttttattagAGGATTATTCAGAAAAagtgtttcatttattttttgtttacttatatatataaacaatctATTGCACTAACcgccaacaaaaaaataaataggtaaaagaaaaataaaagatcGACCAGGAAATATTTTAGGTGATCGTATTTGGATAAAAAGATGCTTTATTGGATAGATAGTACTTCCATTGAGAAAGCAAAGGATAAATAGAAGTGGATTTTCAAACGATTAAGACATATACAAATCattattgaaaaaaatgtacaattaCAAGAATACAAACTATATCCGGCCACATcctcaaaataaattatttgagctacaaaaacttaaataacagaaaaataGAAAGTCATTTGGAGATCACTTCATGTGCTCTTTGTAATTTATCCgaaatttttgaatatttcttaGCATGTTCTAAATTGATGGGTATGAAAAACATGAACAAAACAATATGACCGTAGAAGATAGTGATAAtaatcttttattttattatttatacttaCTTATGTATTTCTGGAGAATCATAAGATAACAGACGAACTAATGGCGGTATTCCTCCCAGGGATCTTGTACGTTGCTTGTTTGGATCATCCATGTAGCACAAATGTTGTAAATAGGCTGCGGCATTAGCCTTTATAGCACTGTTCGGGTTGCTCAAGAAGCTTATAACTTCCGAAAGATTTGGATCCCGCCACCTCATTGTAGAACAAATATCATTTTCTGATCCTCCAATGTAGTCATCCTTTTCTCCCAAACTTTGCGGCACAGTATTTATAGAGCTCATGGCGAATTGGggtaatttaaattcagctGAACTTTTAAACGTTCGGCATTGGGAATTTGCGCCAGCTTCTGATGCATTTAGGTTATCATTAAAAGGCCTTCCAGAAAATGGTTTAATATTTGAAGTTGGGTTTTGAATTCCTGTATAGTTTGCATCCGACGTATAGCAGTAAGGTACGACAGCGTCCGCTGTGTACTCAGAGTCTATACCACAAGGTAGACCAGCTACACCATATTCGGGTGTATCCTCAAACTGACCAGCTTGTACATATCTCACTGTGGGAGCTAATGGATGATTTTCAATGTCTGGAATAGAATTGTCTGTAGATGTTGTCTCAATCTTATTTTGAGTGCTGAGAACCGAACAGTGAGGCGCAACTTTTGTTATTGCACCTATTCCTGGGGGCTTTGTTATATATACAGGAGTGCTTGAATATCCTGATGCCGAAAATTGTTCATAATTTTGAAAAGATGCAAATTGGGCTTGCATGTTTGCAGACTCGTGCGTCAATGAAAGGTCCATGTTTATGTgagttaaatttatatttaaactgaaaaaggaatcaaattttttttgagaTACGGATACTTGTGGCATATTTGAAGActgtaaaaaaaacaagagagaatgctatagtcgagttcccgactatctgatacccgttactcatggGTCATGGCGCTGCGTGTATGTTTCTGGAGTCTGCACGctgaatctgaactttctagcttttatagtttctaagacctcgatgttcatacggacaaacagaTGAAAAGATgtccagatcaactcggctattgatcctgattaagaatatatatactttatatgttctACCTTCACCTGTTACATCTCCGTATGTAATTTTGATTgttcaaaaaatttaaaccAAATGAGGGCCTACATTTCTTTACTTAGGCTTTTTAcctttgaaattgaaaattgaaaataacaattatcgACCCTTTTTTTCGACGTTATCGAATTTTAATGGTATTAAAAGAAGACTATACCTAATTCAAAAAAAAGTAGAGGTAGATGGAACCGTTTGAGACCCTACTTAGTACACATTTTAGATAAGGATCACTTGTCGAATCGATCTGGTcgtgtccgtctgtctgtccgtatgcgGATCCTGGTGACACCTTAGCtgtgcaagtttgtttcacaaaccgccaaaaactgtcatgctttaaaaaaaatttaaaaatttgtttattacttGTCTTACCAATTTGTATGTgccgaaaacatttaaagccACGCGCACtttaacgccgacaaaccgcccaaaactgtcaaaccaaaaacattgtaataacaagatgcgtaacggccctacattggttttgcgctatgcagccacttttttggtgacgaccaaaattgctctcttttcgctcgcctaaaattgagagcgtaaaaatctacaAATAGAATTGTCGTGCTTGGATGAGTAAAAACAATTAgggagatagtgtgtatgtgtgcgtgcttgtgcTAGAAGACtattttcgggccgaaatcaactTTGATCTAAGAatcgaatttgattaatgttttggtcaatttcgatatGATCTGATatagtattatttaaaaattgatgccgaaagACTAGCTaccgtttaaatatttatatttatgttgataattaataattaataaagagTTGGGTCATTTTCATACtattaatttgactaaataactatagtaaataattaaaacatataaaaatatttttcacacgtcgcaaGCTGAAGACTCTAATGAAAGTTATTCTAATGTAAAGTCATattagaaaattattatgtattattatgaACATATGTAGATTGGgctattaatatttctaagtctaagaacttcatttttacattttttcaatgaatgcgcatacgtgtgcaccaatacagtgcACTATGGGTAAAAAGTCGAAAATTATGatattaatgtaatttttattgtaattgatattttactgctgctttaattttttgattcCTTAGTAACAAGAtagcatacaaatatttttagaacatTTTTACGAGCTATCGATGAACAAGCACTTAAGGAAATGCAATCGAATGTTGGAGCGATTCAAACGAAATCATTCATTGTGGCTTGCGTCTAAAATTATTGTCGTTATTGATAAGCCAGAAATGACACAATGCAAACCGGGTCGAAAGCAGTTAACATATGAAGGTGCAGGACCTTaacttaaaagaaaattagcAAATAAGCTGGCTGCCGAACAAGGGCATTCAACACCACTTCTCGTTCATGCTGCTTCAAtttctgcaaaaaaaaacgaagcagGCAGGAACGgcatttgtattaaaaaaaagcataTGTAGtgaaaacatacatacatgatataaaaaagaaaattgagaaaaatcatcccattaaaataattgctgaTAATGCTTTTGCTTTGGAGAAAACGCGTCAGAAGCGCGCAACAAACTCTACAAGAGTGATAGAATATCTCACGCTAGGCAATGTAGTCGACTAGCAAATATTACAGATGTTTTCAATAGAGCAATGGATTCATCTGATCCTTTGCTTTCAAGTCTTTGTTTAAGAGATCGAAGTAAGTTTGGAAAAAAGAAACTCCTCCCAAAAGAAGTAATTGATATTCTTCAAAATTCGGAGGCAGAACTTTATAAATCAAGCTTTTGTGGGCGGAGATAAAGGCGTGGTCAgatcaaaaaataaacaaaattcgaaATTCTATTAATCCtaataatacatataaaaaaattcaagTCTATCCTTAAAATTGGAATAAATACCAAAATTTCCGGGTTTTTACCCATAGTGCAGTGGttagctgtcgctgtatgcgtaaaagagagctgctggctctagagctctccgctctctgacttttgaacaaaatttctaGGGAGCCTGGAgccagctctagagccagcacaaaaaaaccgtgtgcaaaaaattgtatggcgttacgcatcttgttattctaatgtctttggtcaAACCCACAATCTTAAAATATATCCTATTCAattctatctatatataataaGAATTTTGAGATTTCTTTCAttggatttaaattaaattgttcttGTCAACGAAATAAGTACATATTTAGAGAATTTCATACAATATGGTAAACTTAATTTCTCGACTTTGACAACTCTTATGGCGgaacattttaaaacaaagttttaGAAAACACTACTAGAACAGCCGTCCCAGAATgcaatcatttaaatatcttGTATTGgcaagaaacaagaaacaagaaacaggACAATATATTTCTAAGATTTATTTTAGGAAACATGGATTTAAGTTCTCAATTGTATATattgaataatatattatacTAGTGGGcactatgcgcttcgccgcatgcagtcttaaaattcaatgaaaaattcccttattcatttattttatttgaaaattgttatttacaaaacatttggataaacttgtccatttggagcgaatacaaataaagagtttggaatgccaactcttgaacaggctacgtatagctgcccatgagaaaaacacggctctttcaaattcaacccgcatacttgaagcgtttgtccttgtgcct
This genomic stretch from Drosophila teissieri strain GT53w chromosome 2L, Prin_Dtei_1.1, whole genome shotgun sequence harbors:
- the LOC122611937 gene encoding uncharacterized protein LOC122611937 isoform X6 is translated as MQISKLNLQTNILNINLTHINMDLSLTHESANMQAQFASFQNYEQFSASGYSSTPVYITKPPGIGAITKVAPHCSVLSTQNKIETTSTDNSIPDIENHPLAPTVRYVQAGQFEDTPEYGVAGLPCGIDSEYTADAVVPYCYTSDANYTGIQNPTSNIKPFSGRPFNDNLNASEAGANSQCRTFKSSAEFKLPQFAMSSINTVPQSLGEKDDYIGGSENDICSTMRWRDPNLSEVISFLSNPNSAIKANAAAYLQHLCYMDDPNKQRTRSLGGIPPLVRLLSYDSPEIHKLRKTAKHFGAKPLRKKSDYWPELHTLHPL